A window of the Juglans microcarpa x Juglans regia isolate MS1-56 chromosome 5D, Jm3101_v1.0, whole genome shotgun sequence genome harbors these coding sequences:
- the LOC121264070 gene encoding NAC domain-containing protein 46-like isoform X2: protein MGEKEWYFFCQRDRKYPTGMRTNRATESGYWKATGKDKEVYKLGKGCLVGMKKTLVFYRGRAPKGEKTNWVMHEYRLEGKSAYYNLPKAAKDEWVVCRVFHKNTGIKKASVTDALIRMNSFGDDLLDCSSLPPLMDIPPFSNTERHGDNNFEGTPSFFSIRENQLLQLKHLDQKIFQLPASKYTPVTTYQASFSHPTVNPVLYPQISAGPNPPFSFQANPNPGYLLQGKTMSIPSVTDRAYGHAITGQGILTAIEANDNGKFDVERLCKVEQFSSNQSLVSLSQDTGLSTDMNTEISSVVSKQDVGSNRSYEDLEGPAVGPVADLECLWDYRTKKF, encoded by the exons ATGGGAGAGAAAGAATGGTACTTCTTCTGCCAGAGAGATAGGAAGTATCCAACAGGCATGCGAACAAATCGAGCAACGGAATCTGGATATTGGAAGGCCACTGGAAAGGATAAAGAGGTATACAAATTAGGGAAAGGTTGCCTTGTTGGAATGAAGAAGACCCTTGTGTTCTATAGAGGGAGGGCTCCAAAAGGAGAGAAGACCAACTGGGTCATGCATGAGTACAGACTGGAAGGCAAATCGGCATACTACAACCTCCCCAAGGCTGCAAAG GATGAATGGGTTGTATGCAGAGTTTTCCACAAGAACACGGGGATAAAAAAGGCCTCGGTAACAGATGCCCTGATAAGGATGAACTCTTTTGGAGATGATCTCCTGGATTGTTCTTCACTCCCGCCCCTCATGGATATTCCCCCATTTTCCAACACCGAAAGGCATGGTGACAACAACTTCGAGGGAACCCCCTCATTCTTCTCAATAAGGGAGAACCAACTTCTGCAGCTAAAGCACCTTGACCAGAAGATCTTCCAGCTACCAGCCTCCAAATACACCCCCGTCACTACTTACCAAGCTAGTTTCAGTCACCCAACAGTTAACCCCGTTTTATATCCACAAATTTCTGCGGGACCAAATCCTCCTTTCTCCTTTCAGGCAAATCCAAATCCTGGCTATTTGCTTCAAGGGAAGACTATGTCAATCCCAAGCGTCACTGACAGGGCCTATGGCCATGCAATCACTGGACAGGGCATTTTAACAGCAATCGAAGCCAACGATAATGGAAAATTTGACGTAGAGAGGTTGTGCAAGGTGGAGCAATTCTCATCTAATCAGTCCTTGGTCAGCCTCTCACAGGACACGGGACTTAGCACTGACATGAACACCGAGATTTCATCTGTCGTCTCAAAGCAAGATGTAGGGAGCAACAGATCTTACGAAGACCTCGAGGGTCCAGCAGTCGGCCCCGTTGCAGATTTGGAGTGCTTGTGGGATTACAGAACAAAGAAATTTTAG
- the LOC121266562 gene encoding tyrosine-specific transport protein has product MFHLDLPHPFKPTNSVAHPRSNHAAHFHFHGTQHPMPPPNHRPIPVLISPVFNPRTHNFSRIARCTTCNGLALPAIPVNNDAKSDADNLTEHHKSQGVQEGTDEKNFWGAVSLIIGTAVGPGMLGLPAATISSGPFPSTIVILLSWVYVVSSIILVAELSFAAMEEDGVEEVSFTGLAAKAVGSRFGAFVALVYVSLCFSLLVACVSGIGSLVSQWFPWMNLVMAHALIPLTVGTVILFFPFKAIDAANRVLCLAMLLSIAALVVVGLSVAKTKILGSFAYASWGFSSILPAIPVTVLTLGFHVITPFICKIAGNTVHEARKAILVGGVVPLIMVLSWNLIVLGLAGVNRAASRANPISLLLSVNPSASPAIQCFAFSALATSLIGYSVSFPKQLLDTLDLIFGNISSAKQITARSQMGSCVDGIGRVGFVVYSGRPNIGKAGEVFYADSSCRAASKATLKSAIDGSHSLKIFLMTIILGAPVLIASFFRSTFSRAIDFAGVYANCFLFGILPPAMAYISQSRKKIRSSILPGGDVTLLLLLCIAVILGIWH; this is encoded by the exons ATGTTTCACCTTGATCTTCCCCACCCTTTCAAACCTACAAACTCAGTCGCACATCCGAGATCCAACCACGCCgcccattttcattttcatggcACACAGCATCCTATGCCACCACCCAATCACAGGCCTATTCCTGTCCTCATCAGTCCCGTATTCAATCCCAGAACCCACAATTTCAGCCGCATCGCAAGGTGCACAACTTGCAATGGCCTGGCACTTCCTGCCATTCCCGTTAACAATGATGCAAAATCGGATGCTGATAACCTCACTGAGCATCACAAATCTCAAGGGGTTCAAGAAGGTACTGATGAAAAGAACTTCTGGGGTGCCGTAAGTTTGATCATCGGCACTGCCGTAGGGCCTGGAATGCTGGGTTTGCCGGCTGCCACCATCAGTTCAGGTCCATTTCCCTCGACCATTGTCATCCTTCTTTCGTGGGTCTATGTGGTCTCCTCGATTATTCTTGTTGCGGAGCTCAGTTTTGCAGCCATGGAAGAAGACGGGGTGGAAGAGGTGAGCTTTACTGGCCTTGCGGCAAAGGCTGTAGGAAGTCGTTTTGGTGCTTTTGTTGCACTCGTCTATGTCTCCTTGTGTTTTTCGTTGTTAGTGGCATGTGTTTCGGGCATCGGTTCGCTTGTCTCTCAGTGGTTCCCATGGATGAATCTTGTTATGGCCCATGCCTTGATTCCTCTAACCGTCGGAACTGTGATTCTTTTCTTTCCGTTTAAGGCTATTGATGCTGCCAATCGTGTTTTATGCCTCGCCATGCTTTTATCCATTGCTGCACTTGTGGTTGTTGGTTTATCTGtggccaaaacaaaaatattaggcTCCTTTGCTTATGCTTCGTGGGGCTTTTCGTCCATTTTGCCTGCTATACCGGTTACTGTCCTCACATTGGGGTTTCACGTTATCACCCCCTTCATATGTAAGATTGCTGGGAACACGGTGCACGAGGCTCGAAAGGCAATCCTGGTTGGTGGGGTTGTTCCATTGATCATGGTTTTGTCGTGGAATTTGATTGTTTTGGGGCTTGCTGGCGTCAATAGAGCCGCTTCCAGAGCAAATCCTATATCCCTTTTGCTTTCCGTCAACCCCTCTGCTTCACCTGCAATTCAATGCTTTGCCTTCTCTGCCTTGGCAACTAGCCTGATTGGATATTCCGTAAGCTTCCCGAAGCAGCTTCTAGATACGCTGGATCTGATTTTTGGTAACATTAGTTCGGCAAAGCAAATTACCGCTCGTTCACAAATGGGTTCTTGTGTGGACGGAATCGGGAGAGTTGGTTTTGTTGTTTATTCGGGAAGGCCTAATATTGGAAAAGCGGGGGAGGTTTTTTATGCAGACTCGAGTTGTAGAGCTGCCTCAAAAGCTACTTTGAAATCAGCCATAGATGGGTCTCATTCACTCAAGATCTTTCTAATGACGATCATACTTGGTGCTCCAGTTCTCATAGCATCTTTCTTCCGCTCCACTTTTTCAAGAGCTATCGATTTTGCTGGGGTTTACGCAAACTGCTTTTTGTTTGGCATCCTTCCTCCTGCAATGGCTTACATATCCCAATCTAGGAAAAAAATCAG GTCATCTATCCTGCCGGGGGGAGATGTTACCCTTCTTTTGCTCCTGTGTATTGCTGTTATTTTGGGGATTTGGCATTAG